The sequence GGTGTAGAGATCGGCGATCTGGCCTTCAAACAGGGCTGCAGCCGGATAGCGGCGCAGGGTGGAATTTTTCTGGCCCGCCTCGAGGATCGGTCCCCAGAGCAGGTAAAGGGCAAACACAAAGCCCACCACCAGGAAAACCGGGCCGAACTGGCTGGAGAACAGCAGGGTTTGGCTGATTAATAGGGCAATCACTGCGCCGATCACCGAGATCAGCACCCGTTGCAGCACCTTGCGGGGATTGCCGGTGCAGGCGTTGAACTGGGGGCCGGTGGCCACCGCTGGGATCAGGCGCAGCAGCTCGCCGGGACGCAGGGGAAGCAGCATCAGATCAGCCGCTCCAGGCCATACACAAGGCCAGCCAGCTGGCGTACCTTGCGCACGGTGAGCAGCACGCCGGGCATGTAGGCGGAGCGCTCGATCGTGTCGTGGCGCAGGGTGTAGGTCTCGCCGGGAGCACCAAACATCACCTCTTGGTGGGCCACCAGCCCTGGCAAGCGAATCGAGTGCAGGCGCAGGCCGCTGTCGCGCTGGCCGCCGCGGCAGCCCGCCAGGGTTTCGTGCTCCTCCACCTGCTGGGGGTTGAAGGATTTACCGAGCTCCTCGATCAGCTCGGCGGTTTTGATGCAGGTGCCGCTGGGGGCATCGGCCTTGCGGTTGTGGTGCAATTCGGTGAGCTCAGCGAAGTCGTAGAAGCGGGCGGCGGCGGCGGCGGCCTGCTGCAGCAGCACCATGCCAACTGAAAAATTGGGGATCACGGCACCGCCCACACCCGCCTTCTCGGCAAAGGCGGCCAGATCAGCCAGCTGCCCGGGTGAGAGGCCCGTGGTACCGATCACTGGGTGCACGCCGTAGGCGATCGCGGCGCGGGTGTGCTCGTAGACAACCGAGGGGTGGGTGAAATCCACCAGCACCGCAGCCCCACCCTGCCGTGCCGCCTGGCTGGCTTGGCATAGGGCCCCCTCGAAGTCGCTGGTGATCGCCAGCTCCAATTCGCCTAGGCCGAGCTCCAAGCCCAGATCAGCCCCCTCTTTATCAGGGGTGGTGTCGATGGCGGCCACCATGGTGCAATCGGGGGCCGCAAGCACGGCCCGCACCACCTCGGCGCCCATGCGGCCCAGGGCACCGGCCACCACCACGGGGATGGGTGCCCCAGAGGCCGGATCGGGTGCAGGAGCCATGGTGTTCTTAAAGCGCTGGCAGCGAGCCTATGCGGCGCGCGCAGGGGCGCGCAGCCGAGCGAGCAGGGCTTCGAGATCCACCGCATCACCCTGCTCGGCTGCCAGGAAGCGCTCTGCATAGCTGCGCCAAACGCCAGCTTCAAGAAACAGCTCCAGCAGCTCCCTATCGAGGTGGCGCTCGCCGGCCATGGTAACCAGGATCTCCAGGGCCACAGACAAGGGTTTGCCGCTCTTGTAGGGCCGGTCGGCTGCGGTGAGGGCTTCAAACACATCGGCGATCGCCATCATCCGGGCCAGGGGACTCATCTGATCAGAGGTGAGTCCGCGGGGGTAGCCCCGGCCGTCGGTGGTTTCGTGGTGGCCGCCAGCGATCTCTGGCACCGCCGCCAGGTGGGCGGGAAAGGGCAGGGAGGCCAGCATCCGAATCGTCTGGATGATGTGCTCGTTGATCTTGTAGCGCTCCTCGCCACTGAGGGTGCCGCGACTGATCTCCAGGTTGTGCAGCTCGCCGCGGTTGTAGAGCAACTCGGGCTCGGCCATGGTGATGCCCCAGGGGTTATCCGCCGGCAGCTGCTGCTGGGGCAGGCGCTCGATGCGGTGGTGGAGCCGGTCAGCCAGCAGGGGCTCGCCCACCGGCAGGGGCTGCTGGGACTCCCGCTGGCGGCGGCGCAACTCCTCCGCGCCAACGCCAGCGCGGTCGTCGAGGGTGCGGCGCCACTGGCGGCGGGCGATGGCTTGGAGACGGTCGATCCGCTCTTGAGCCATGAATTCGCCGCCCAGGTTGCATTCAGCCACAAAGGCAAATTCGGCATCGAGCTCGGCCCAGATGCGCTCCAGCTCGGCCTGAAGGGCCTGCCGATCACCACCAGCAGCGATGGCTCGCCAGGCGTCGGTTTCAGCGGCGCTTTTAAGCAGCTCAAAGCGCATCCGCACCTCGTGGATGCGGTCGTAGATGGTTTCCAGCTTGGTGGCCTTATCGACCACGTATTCGGGAGTGGTTACCTTGCCGCAGTCGTGCAGCCAGGAGGCCAGGTGCAGGGCCTCCCAGTCGGCCTCCGAGAGCTGAAAGCTGGCGTAGGGGCCGCTGCGGGCCTCACAAGCAGCGGCGGCCAGCAGTTGGGCTAGCTCAGGCACCCGGGCGCAGTGGCCGCCGGTGTAGGGGCTTTTGGCGTCAATCGCATCAGCGAGCAGCTGAATAAAAGCCTCAAACAGGGCCTTCTGGGCGGCGATCAGGCCGCGGGTCTCCAGGGCAACCGCCGCATTGCCAGAGAGGGCCTGGCAGAAGGCCACCCGGGCTGGTTCTGGGGGGGTCTCAAAGTGCAGCACCAGCTCGCCCAAGGGCTCGCCGCGCCTGCTGAGCAGGGGCAGGCACAACCGCTCCCCAGCTCCCGCCGCCGTGGCGCCAACCAGCTCGCCGCGCTCAAGGCGCCGATCAGGAGGCATTACCAAGCTGGCGCCGCGGGCATCGCTGGCCTGCAGCGATTCCTCTAGAAGCCTTTCCAGCAGCCGATCTACGTCATCTTCTGCCGCCAACAGGGCGGAAATATCAAGGAAGCGCCGGATCGTGCCACGCATGGCATCGAAGGTGAGGGCCAGCTCATCCACCTCGACGATGCGGGAGCGGCCAGCCGGCTCGCCTTCGAGCTGGAAGGCTCGGATCGCCTGGGCCTGGCGAGCCAGGCGCCGCAGGCTGGTCGAGAGGCGGCGCGCCAGCAGCACCACCACCGGCACGCTGAGCAGCAGCACCACCAGTGTCGCCACCCCTCCCTCCTTAGCCAAGCGCCGCGCATCGGCAAGCAGCTCCCTTTCGGGCATAGCCATCAATAAAAATGTGTTGCCGCCCTTGAGTGGCGAGGGCAGGGCAACCACCGCACCACGCCAGCCCTGTCCAGCGGCATCGAAGTGGCTGAATCCGGGGGGACGGTCCATGGGCGTTGGTTTGCGCAGCTCCTGCTTCAGCTGGGGAGCTAGGGCAGCCAGGGCCGGCATGCCCAGCTGGGCCAGGCTTGGTATATCCGCAGTCCCCCCCGCGGCTTCTTGGTGGAAATTGCCCATGCCCTCCATGGCTGGGGTGGCCACCACCAAGCCCTGAGGGGTAACGATCGCCAGCTGGGTGCCTGGAGTGATGCGGTATGTGCTCAACAACTCGCCCAGGTTGCTAAGCGGTAAGGCAGTCCCTACGGCGCCACCGTCAGCCGTTGCCAGGGACAAGGTGACACCGACCTGCCCCCCGAAGACAAAGCGGTGCAGCGGGGCCAGTACGGGTCCCTTGCTGGCCAGGGCAAGACGCACCCAGGGGCGTTCCTTGAGGTCGAAGCCCGGTGGCGGGGAGAAGGGCTCGGAGCTCAGCTGCCGCAGAGTTGCGTCAAACACGATCCGGCGCCCCAGTCGCTTGCCCGGATCGATGCCCTGCACCACCAGCCCCCCTTTGGGCTCCTTAGCCCGAGCCACCAGAAATAGACGCCCACCCCTGTCCGCCACCATGTAGGCGGCATAGGCGGGGGTATTGGCTAGGGCCTCGGCAAAGCTGGGCAGCAGGTCCAGCCGTTGCTCGAAGTTGAGGTCGTCGGCTAGATCTTCGATTCGCTCTAGTTCGAGCACGGCCTTAGACGGGTCGATGGCCCGTCTGATCTCGGCTCGAAGCTCCCCCACCATTGCCTGGAGCGTCTGTTCGCTGGCGCTGGAGAGCACCTCCTCCGTGCGGCGCACCCCCAGGGCACTCACTAGCAAGCCTGTAGCGCAAACCAAGGGCAGAAAAAGGGCCACCAGCGTGGTGGTGAGGCTCAGCCGAGGTAGGAGCTTTGGCATGGACCGTTCGTAGCAGG is a genomic window of Cyanobium sp. Tous-M-B4 containing:
- the dapB gene encoding 4-hydroxy-tetrahydrodipicolinate reductase gives rise to the protein MAPAPDPASGAPIPVVVAGALGRMGAEVVRAVLAAPDCTMVAAIDTTPDKEGADLGLELGLGELELAITSDFEGALCQASQAARQGGAAVLVDFTHPSVVYEHTRAAIAYGVHPVIGTTGLSPGQLADLAAFAEKAGVGGAVIPNFSVGMVLLQQAAAAAARFYDFAELTELHHNRKADAPSGTCIKTAELIEELGKSFNPQQVEEHETLAGCRGGQRDSGLRLHSIRLPGLVAHQEVMFGAPGETYTLRHDTIERSAYMPGVLLTVRKVRQLAGLVYGLERLI
- a CDS encoding HD domain-containing phosphohydrolase, with amino-acid sequence MPKLLPRLSLTTTLVALFLPLVCATGLLVSALGVRRTEEVLSSASEQTLQAMVGELRAEIRRAIDPSKAVLELERIEDLADDLNFEQRLDLLPSFAEALANTPAYAAYMVADRGGRLFLVARAKEPKGGLVVQGIDPGKRLGRRIVFDATLRQLSSEPFSPPPGFDLKERPWVRLALASKGPVLAPLHRFVFGGQVGVTLSLATADGGAVGTALPLSNLGELLSTYRITPGTQLAIVTPQGLVVATPAMEGMGNFHQEAAGGTADIPSLAQLGMPALAALAPQLKQELRKPTPMDRPPGFSHFDAAGQGWRGAVVALPSPLKGGNTFLLMAMPERELLADARRLAKEGGVATLVVLLLSVPVVVLLARRLSTSLRRLARQAQAIRAFQLEGEPAGRSRIVEVDELALTFDAMRGTIRRFLDISALLAAEDDVDRLLERLLEESLQASDARGASLVMPPDRRLERGELVGATAAGAGERLCLPLLSRRGEPLGELVLHFETPPEPARVAFCQALSGNAAVALETRGLIAAQKALFEAFIQLLADAIDAKSPYTGGHCARVPELAQLLAAAACEARSGPYASFQLSEADWEALHLASWLHDCGKVTTPEYVVDKATKLETIYDRIHEVRMRFELLKSAAETDAWRAIAAGGDRQALQAELERIWAELDAEFAFVAECNLGGEFMAQERIDRLQAIARRQWRRTLDDRAGVGAEELRRRQRESQQPLPVGEPLLADRLHHRIERLPQQQLPADNPWGITMAEPELLYNRGELHNLEISRGTLSGEERYKINEHIIQTIRMLASLPFPAHLAAVPEIAGGHHETTDGRGYPRGLTSDQMSPLARMMAIADVFEALTAADRPYKSGKPLSVALEILVTMAGERHLDRELLELFLEAGVWRSYAERFLAAEQGDAVDLEALLARLRAPARAA